Proteins encoded together in one Hymenobacter monticola window:
- a CDS encoding PID-CTERM protein-sorting domain-containing protein produces the protein MYKSFLLSAALLLMAGAVAQAQPGSGGPGPGTPVTPVTPTDVPLDGGASLLLASGVALGLKKLRERRQVAR, from the coding sequence ATGTATAAATCCTTCCTTTTGAGCGCGGCCCTCCTGCTGATGGCCGGCGCCGTGGCCCAGGCCCAGCCCGGCTCGGGCGGCCCGGGCCCGGGCACGCCCGTCACCCCCGTCACCCCCACCGACGTGCCCCTCGACGGCGGTGCCTCGCTGCTGCTGGCCTCGGGCGTGGCCCTGGGCCTGAAGAAGCTTCGGGAGCGCCGGCAAGTGGCCCGCTAG
- the truA gene encoding tRNA pseudouridine(38-40) synthase TruA, with protein MRYFLHLAYDGTHYRGWQIQPGQPTVQAEVDRCLTQILRRPTYCVGSGRTDTGVHASHQVAHFDADLPESLPLDVLLYRLRRALPADIGALRLHPVANDAHARFSAEERTYDYFVATPAPDPFRRDHALYLDRTPDVAAMNEAAATLIGQFDFTSFSKVKGGENHYVCYLYEAAWHPAPGGLVFRIRANRFVRGMVRLVVGTLLDVGRGRMTPRAFQELLWARRRVEASGAAPARGLFLSKVAYEPGIVPEPE; from the coding sequence ATGCGCTACTTCCTGCACCTTGCCTACGACGGCACCCATTACCGCGGCTGGCAGATTCAGCCCGGCCAGCCCACCGTGCAGGCCGAGGTGGACCGCTGCCTGACCCAGATACTGCGCCGCCCCACTTACTGCGTGGGCAGCGGCCGCACCGACACCGGCGTGCACGCCAGCCACCAGGTGGCCCATTTTGATGCTGACCTGCCCGAAAGCCTGCCGCTCGACGTGCTGCTCTACCGCCTGCGCCGGGCCCTGCCGGCCGACATTGGCGCCCTGCGCCTGCACCCCGTGGCCAACGACGCGCACGCCCGCTTCTCGGCCGAGGAGCGCACCTACGACTATTTCGTGGCCACGCCCGCGCCCGACCCCTTCCGGCGCGACCACGCCCTGTACCTGGACCGCACGCCCGACGTAGCGGCCATGAACGAGGCCGCTGCTACCCTGATAGGGCAGTTCGATTTTACTTCTTTCTCGAAGGTGAAAGGCGGCGAAAACCACTACGTGTGCTACCTCTACGAAGCCGCCTGGCACCCCGCGCCGGGCGGCTTGGTGTTTCGCATCCGGGCCAACCGCTTCGTGCGCGGCATGGTGCGGCTGGTGGTGGGTACCCTGCTCGATGTGGGCCGCGGCCGGATGACGCCGCGCGCGTTTCAGGAGCTGCTGTGGGCGCGGCGGCGCGTGGAAGCCAGCGGCGCGGCCCCGGCGCGGGGCCTTTTTCTGAGCAAGGTGGCCTACGAGCCGGGCATTGTGCCGGAGCCGGAATAA